A single window of Gossypium arboreum isolate Shixiya-1 chromosome 13, ASM2569848v2, whole genome shotgun sequence DNA harbors:
- the LOC108461115 gene encoding double-stranded RNA-binding protein 1 isoform X2 yields the protein MTPLISLSFISLRPLFLILVLQMQLQILIVILLTEACNQKDKKHVKILISVTVLLFATIVKNLKLIDMQHFYKNLLQNYAQKRNVSRPVYSCEVEGPPHASRFRCKVTIDEKTYEGLEFFPTIKEAEHAAARVALSCLAPDAIEEVQEDSSLFKNLLQELTQKEGCPLPVYTTTRSGEAHASMFVSSVEVKGETFTGQGARSKKQAEFLAAKVAYTKLKECKSNKVSTNITPAYHEQEVHVVSSSHSPTNVNAGTEQNLGSKSGSLLNSSSTLGADWQDDRVNVTFMDHHSAQFPQPEMTTDWESSPSSLILSDHPLPEDNPSTANIPSNHWVTTNLVEDSMEQHVEMSSISCNRIIVRPRVPNMKFPAGSTVLPMSDNVWVAVKLGSEPNQ from the exons ATGACGCCGCTTATCTCGCTTTCCTTCATTTCACTGCGCCCCCTCTTCCTCATCCTG GTTCTTCAAATGCAATTGCAAATTTTGATAGTAATACTGCTAACAGAAGCCTGCAACCAGAAAGACAAGAAGCATGTCAAGATTCTCATCTCAGTGACTGTGCTTCTATTTGCAACGATAGTGAAAAATTTAAAG CTTATAGATATGCAACACTTCTACAAGAATTTACTGCAAAATTATGCTCAAAAGAGAAATGTTAGCCGACCTGTATATTCTTGTGAGGTTGAGGGTCCACCTCATGCAAGTCGCTTTAGGTGCAAGGTCACTATTGATGAGAAAACCTATGAGGGTTTGGAGTTTTTTCCAACAATAAAGGAAGCTGAACATGCAGCTGCAAGAGTTGCATTATCATGTTTGGCACCAGATGCTATTGAAGAAGTCCAG GAAGACTCTAGCTTATTCAAGAACCTTTTGCAAGAATTAACGCAGAAGGAAGGTTGTCCTCTACCAGTTTACACCACAACTAGATCTGGAGAAGCCCATGCATCAATGTTTGTTTCCAGTGTTGAGGTGAAAGGAGAGACTTTCACTGGACAGGGAGCAAGATCCAAAAAGCAAGCTGAGTTTTTGGCAGCAAAAGTTGCATACACTAAGCTTAAAGAGT GCAAGTCAAATAAGGTCTCAACAAACATAACTCCGGCCTACCATGAGCAGGAAGTGCATGTGGTCTCATCTTCCCACTCGCCAACAAATGTCAATGCTGGTACTGAACAAAATCTTGGATCCAAATCTGGTTCATTGCTTAATTCAAGCTCAACTTTAGGGGCAGATTGGCAGGATGATCGAG TTAATGTAACATTTATGGATCATCACTCAGCTCAATTCCCACAACCAGAGATGACTACTGATTGGGAAAGTAGTCCATCCTCACTGATTTTGTCTGATCATCCTCTGCCGGAAGATAACCCCTCAACAGCTAATATTCCGTCTAATCACTGGGTGACAACAAATTTAGTTGAGGATTCAATGGAGCAGCATGTTGAAATGAGTAGCATATCTTGCAACAGGATCATAGTTCGTCCACGGGTACCGAACATGAAGTTTCCTGCAGGTAGCACTGTTCTGCCAATGAGTGACAACGTTTGGGTTGCCGTAAAGCTTGGATCTGAACCAAACCAGTGA
- the LOC108461115 gene encoding double-stranded RNA-binding protein 1 isoform X1, with amino-acid sequence MYKSRLQELCQKKVWRLPEYNVTKQGQDHNPRFEATVDVNGMSFQSQNPAKSSKEAQNDAAYLAFLHFTAPPLPHPGSSNAIANFDSNTANRSLQPERQEACQDSHLSDCASICNDSEKFKDMQHFYKNLLQNYAQKRNVSRPVYSCEVEGPPHASRFRCKVTIDEKTYEGLEFFPTIKEAEHAAARVALSCLAPDAIEEVQEDSSLFKNLLQELTQKEGCPLPVYTTTRSGEAHASMFVSSVEVKGETFTGQGARSKKQAEFLAAKVAYTKLKECKSNKVSTNITPAYHEQEVHVVSSSHSPTNVNAGTEQNLGSKSGSLLNSSSTLGADWQDDRVNVTFMDHHSAQFPQPEMTTDWESSPSSLILSDHPLPEDNPSTANIPSNHWVTTNLVEDSMEQHVEMSSISCNRIIVRPRVPNMKFPAGSTVLPMSDNVWVAVKLGSEPNQ; translated from the exons ATGTACAAGTCGAGATTGCAAGAGCTTTGCCAGAAGAAAGTATGGAGGTTACCAGAGTACAACGTCACAAAACAAGGCCAAGATCACAATCCTCGATTCGAAGCTACCGTGGATGTAAACGGCATGTCGTTTCAGTCTCAGAATCCGGCCAAGTCTTCCAAGGAAGCCCAAAATGACGCCGCTTATCTCGCTTTCCTTCATTTCACTGCGCCCCCTCTTCCTCATCCTG GTTCTTCAAATGCAATTGCAAATTTTGATAGTAATACTGCTAACAGAAGCCTGCAACCAGAAAGACAAGAAGCATGTCAAGATTCTCATCTCAGTGACTGTGCTTCTATTTGCAACGATAGTGAAAAATTTAAAG ATATGCAACACTTCTACAAGAATTTACTGCAAAATTATGCTCAAAAGAGAAATGTTAGCCGACCTGTATATTCTTGTGAGGTTGAGGGTCCACCTCATGCAAGTCGCTTTAGGTGCAAGGTCACTATTGATGAGAAAACCTATGAGGGTTTGGAGTTTTTTCCAACAATAAAGGAAGCTGAACATGCAGCTGCAAGAGTTGCATTATCATGTTTGGCACCAGATGCTATTGAAGAAGTCCAG GAAGACTCTAGCTTATTCAAGAACCTTTTGCAAGAATTAACGCAGAAGGAAGGTTGTCCTCTACCAGTTTACACCACAACTAGATCTGGAGAAGCCCATGCATCAATGTTTGTTTCCAGTGTTGAGGTGAAAGGAGAGACTTTCACTGGACAGGGAGCAAGATCCAAAAAGCAAGCTGAGTTTTTGGCAGCAAAAGTTGCATACACTAAGCTTAAAGAGT GCAAGTCAAATAAGGTCTCAACAAACATAACTCCGGCCTACCATGAGCAGGAAGTGCATGTGGTCTCATCTTCCCACTCGCCAACAAATGTCAATGCTGGTACTGAACAAAATCTTGGATCCAAATCTGGTTCATTGCTTAATTCAAGCTCAACTTTAGGGGCAGATTGGCAGGATGATCGAG TTAATGTAACATTTATGGATCATCACTCAGCTCAATTCCCACAACCAGAGATGACTACTGATTGGGAAAGTAGTCCATCCTCACTGATTTTGTCTGATCATCCTCTGCCGGAAGATAACCCCTCAACAGCTAATATTCCGTCTAATCACTGGGTGACAACAAATTTAGTTGAGGATTCAATGGAGCAGCATGTTGAAATGAGTAGCATATCTTGCAACAGGATCATAGTTCGTCCACGGGTACCGAACATGAAGTTTCCTGCAGGTAGCACTGTTCTGCCAATGAGTGACAACGTTTGGGTTGCCGTAAAGCTTGGATCTGAACCAAACCAGTGA